The following are from one region of the Bradyrhizobium septentrionale genome:
- a CDS encoding HAD-IA family hydrolase gives MIEAVIWDFGGVLTTSPFEAFARYESERGLPIDIIRRTNAANHLENAWAKFERAEIDIDAFDELFATESKALGAEVRGKDVLPLLSGDLRPEMVEALKRIKAQFKTGCITNNLPANAIGSRSGRTLYVAEVMALFDHIIESAKIGLRKPDPRIYQMMVETLQVNPKNCIYLDDLGVNLKPAREMGMTTIKVVNSAQAISELEAATGLTLR, from the coding sequence ATGATCGAGGCAGTGATCTGGGATTTCGGCGGCGTCTTGACCACCTCGCCGTTCGAGGCATTCGCGCGCTATGAGAGCGAGCGCGGCTTGCCGATCGACATCATCCGCCGCACCAACGCCGCCAACCATCTCGAGAACGCCTGGGCCAAGTTCGAGCGCGCCGAGATCGATATCGACGCCTTCGACGAACTGTTCGCCACGGAATCGAAAGCACTCGGCGCCGAGGTGCGCGGCAAGGACGTGTTGCCGCTGCTCTCGGGCGACCTGCGCCCCGAGATGGTCGAGGCGCTGAAGCGCATCAAGGCGCAGTTCAAGACCGGCTGCATCACCAACAATCTGCCGGCGAACGCGATCGGCAGCCGCAGCGGGCGCACGCTCTACGTCGCCGAGGTGATGGCACTGTTCGATCACATCATCGAGTCCGCGAAGATCGGCCTGCGCAAGCCCGACCCGCGCATTTACCAGATGATGGTGGAAACGCTGCAGGTGAACCCGAAGAACTGCATCTATCTCGACGATCTCGGCGTCAATCTGAAGCCGGCGCGCGAGATGGGCATGACCACGATCAAGGTCGTGAATTCCGCGCAAGCGATCTCCGAGCTCGAAGCCGCGACCGGCCTCACGCTGAGGTGA
- a CDS encoding VWA domain-containing protein — protein MRENLHRFFRAARGAGVRVSPAESIDAMRAVAQVGFADRDILRDTFLLTLAKTQDEKRALGECFDLFFSQPEPQQKSTEQSMTDDNSEQGSNPSADEHGDTAGAAANENTPNENTPNDVGPLAQMLLSQDRSAISTAIANASGAASLPDIRYFTQRGIFQTRILDAMGIQRLRDDIDDLTTRNPGLAERLQEALNGLRGTVRDAVSQALLLYGREEAENLRNEILRNAPLARIEPRQVEQMRALIRRIARRLRERYSKPRKRQRRGHLDVRRTLRRNAAWGGVPFLTAWKRKHRDRPKIVALCDVSGSVARVSDFFLLLIHSLHEVVDDVRSFAFSGHLMEVSDILESKTPEEAMKEIMSKVGFGSSDYGNSFADFEDNWMSAITPQTTVIVLGDARSNNLDPRADILRRIGERSKRLVWLNPEGRMVWGFGDSEMPRYATFCTVVRQCATAQQLERAVSDIVATYQ, from the coding sequence ATGCGCGAGAACCTGCATCGCTTCTTTCGTGCGGCGCGGGGAGCCGGGGTCCGGGTCTCGCCCGCCGAAAGCATCGATGCGATGCGCGCGGTGGCCCAGGTCGGCTTTGCCGACCGCGACATCCTGCGCGACACGTTCCTGCTGACGCTTGCCAAGACGCAAGACGAGAAGCGCGCGCTCGGCGAGTGCTTTGACCTGTTCTTCAGCCAGCCCGAGCCGCAGCAGAAGAGCACCGAGCAGAGCATGACGGACGACAACAGCGAGCAGGGCAGCAATCCGTCCGCCGATGAACATGGCGACACGGCCGGCGCTGCCGCCAACGAGAATACCCCCAACGAGAATACCCCCAACGATGTCGGGCCGCTGGCGCAGATGCTGCTGTCGCAGGATCGGTCCGCGATATCGACCGCGATCGCCAACGCCTCCGGCGCGGCCTCGCTGCCCGACATCCGCTACTTCACCCAGCGTGGCATCTTCCAGACCCGCATCCTGGATGCGATGGGCATCCAGCGCCTGCGCGACGATATCGACGACCTGACCACGCGCAATCCGGGGCTCGCCGAGCGACTGCAGGAGGCGCTCAACGGCCTGCGCGGCACCGTGCGCGACGCGGTCTCGCAAGCCCTGTTGCTCTACGGCCGTGAAGAGGCGGAAAACCTGCGCAACGAGATCCTGCGAAACGCGCCGCTGGCGCGGATCGAGCCGCGTCAGGTCGAGCAGATGCGCGCGCTGATCCGCCGGATCGCGCGCCGGCTGCGCGAGCGTTACTCCAAGCCGCGCAAACGTCAGCGCCGCGGCCATCTCGACGTCCGCCGTACGCTGCGGCGGAACGCGGCCTGGGGCGGCGTGCCGTTCCTGACCGCGTGGAAGCGCAAGCATCGCGACCGGCCGAAGATCGTGGCGCTGTGCGACGTCTCCGGCTCGGTCGCCCGGGTCTCGGACTTTTTCCTGCTCCTGATCCACAGCCTGCATGAGGTCGTCGACGACGTCCGCTCATTCGCGTTCTCGGGCCATCTGATGGAGGTCAGCGACATCCTGGAATCGAAGACGCCGGAAGAGGCGATGAAGGAGATCATGTCCAAGGTCGGCTTCGGCTCGTCCGACTATGGCAATTCCTTCGCCGATTTCGAGGACAATTGGATGAGCGCGATCACGCCGCAGACCACGGTGATCGTGCTCGGCGACGCCCGCAGCAACAATCTCGATCCGCGCGCCGACATCCTGCGCCGCATCGGCGAGCGCTCCAAGCGGCTGGTGTGGCTCAACCCCGAGGGCCGCATGGTCTGGGGCTTTGGCGATTCCGAGATGCCGCGCTACGCGACCTTCTGCACCGTGGTGCGCCAATGCGCGACTGCGCAGCAGCTCGAGCGTGCCGTCTCCGACATCGTGGCGACGTATCAATAG
- a CDS encoding methyltransferase family protein, which translates to MNENSNPRPHTPGPNLRRAAFTFTGLGILLFLAAGTMRWAGAWVLLFEITIGGLITEAWLAKHDPGLLAERRTSRGQAGWDRIITTIMPLLWLTWLPLMALDAARYQTSLVPGWLQCAGAVMIAASFYIVYRTYRENSYAAPVVKIQRERGHAAVTTGPYAYVRHPIYASGLLTYVGAPLLLGSWYGLAIVPVMAALLGLRALMEERMLTAELDGYAEYLARVRYRLVPMVW; encoded by the coding sequence ATGAACGAGAACAGCAATCCCCGCCCCCATACCCCTGGCCCCAATCTGCGCCGCGCGGCCTTCACATTCACAGGCCTCGGGATACTGCTGTTCCTCGCGGCCGGCACCATGCGATGGGCCGGCGCTTGGGTGTTGCTGTTCGAGATCACGATCGGCGGGCTGATCACCGAGGCCTGGCTCGCGAAGCATGATCCGGGATTGTTGGCAGAGCGGCGCACCTCGCGCGGCCAGGCCGGATGGGATCGCATCATCACGACGATCATGCCGTTGCTGTGGCTGACGTGGCTGCCGCTGATGGCGCTCGACGCGGCGCGCTACCAGACATCGCTCGTCCCCGGTTGGCTGCAATGTGCCGGCGCTGTCATGATCGCGGCATCGTTCTACATCGTGTACCGGACCTACCGGGAAAACAGCTATGCCGCGCCGGTCGTGAAGATCCAGCGCGAGCGCGGTCATGCTGCTGTGACCACGGGGCCCTACGCCTATGTGCGACATCCGATCTATGCCAGCGGGTTGCTGACCTATGTCGGCGCGCCGCTGCTGCTCGGATCCTGGTACGGCCTTGCCATCGTACCCGTCATGGCGGCGTTGCTCGGCTTGCGGGCGCTGATGGAGGAACGGATGCTCACCGCCGAGCTCGACGGCTATGCCGAGTATCTCGCCCGCGTACGCTACCGCCTGGTGCCGATGGTCTGGTGA
- a CDS encoding AAA family ATPase — protein MADTRPTASIEAVESGLAAQGYIASRQIATAVYLSQQIEKPILVEGPAGVGKTELAKAIAAWRGLKMIRLQCYEGLDEAKALYEWKYAKQLLYTQILKDKLGEVLGGAQTLAAALDQLHTFGDVFFSKEFVEPRPLLQALEQPAGCVLLIDEIDKSDAEFESLLLEILSDFQVTIPELGTVSAVAPPTVILTSNSERDLGDALKRRCLHLHIGFPEQKLEERIVESRVPGISQTLRKQMVGFIHEIRTLDLKKLPSVSEAIDWARVLVLLQASELDHEIVKDTLNVLLKYEADIEAATPQISSFIAKASRQGVFS, from the coding sequence GTGGCTGACACCAGGCCCACCGCCTCGATCGAGGCCGTGGAAAGCGGCCTCGCCGCGCAAGGCTATATTGCGAGCCGGCAGATCGCGACCGCGGTCTATCTGTCGCAGCAGATCGAGAAGCCGATCCTGGTCGAGGGCCCCGCCGGCGTCGGCAAGACCGAGCTGGCGAAGGCGATCGCCGCGTGGCGCGGCCTGAAGATGATCCGCCTGCAATGCTATGAAGGCCTCGACGAGGCCAAGGCGCTGTATGAGTGGAAATACGCCAAGCAGCTGCTTTACACCCAGATCCTGAAGGACAAGCTCGGCGAGGTGCTCGGCGGCGCGCAGACGCTGGCTGCCGCGCTCGACCAGCTGCATACTTTCGGCGACGTGTTCTTCTCCAAGGAATTCGTCGAGCCGCGTCCGCTGCTGCAGGCGCTGGAGCAGCCGGCCGGCTGCGTGCTGCTGATCGACGAGATCGACAAGTCGGACGCCGAATTCGAATCGCTGCTGCTGGAAATCCTCTCGGACTTCCAGGTCACGATCCCCGAGCTCGGCACGGTTTCGGCGGTGGCGCCGCCGACCGTGATCCTGACCTCGAACAGCGAGCGCGACCTCGGCGACGCCTTGAAGCGGCGCTGCCTGCATCTGCATATCGGTTTCCCCGAGCAGAAGCTGGAAGAGCGCATCGTCGAGAGCCGCGTGCCCGGCATCTCGCAGACGCTGCGCAAGCAGATGGTCGGCTTCATCCACGAGATCCGCACGCTGGACCTGAAGAAGCTGCCCTCGGTCAGCGAGGCGATCGACTGGGCGCGCGTGCTGGTGCTGCTGCAGGCGAGCGAGCTCGACCACGAGATCGTCAAGGACACGCTCAACGTGCTCCTGAAATACGAGGCCGATATCGAGGCCGCGACGCCACAGATATCGTCCTTCATCGCCAAGGCGTCGCGCCAGGGCGTGTTCAGCTAG